The Thermoanaerobaculia bacterium genome contains the following window.
GCCGGCGCACTACTTCAACGACGGCGCCGGCCTCGTTTCGGGCGACGACGCGTCGCGGATCGACGCCAAGCTCCGGGATTTCGACGAGCAGACGTCGACCCAGATCGTCGTCGCCGTTTTCCCCGAGCTCCCGGAACCGTCCCTCGAAGACTTCACGGTTCGAACCGCGCAGGCGTGGCGGGTCGGCCGGAAGAAACTCGACAACGGCGCCGTCCTCTTCATCTTCGTCAAGGACCGGAAGTCGCGGATCGAAGTGGGCTACGGGCTCGAGGGGTCCCTGCCGGACGCGCTCTGCAAGGACATCCTCCAGGACCGCCTCGCTCCCGAGTTCCAGGCGGGAAGGTATGCGGCCGGCATCGACGCCGCCGTCGACGCGATGATGCAGGCGACGCGCGGCGAGTACCACGCGAGCGGGCGCCGGCCGCCGGCGGGACGATCCTCCGGAAACCTCAACAACTGCGTCACGATCGGCGTCCTGCTGCTCTTCTTCGGATTCCCGCTCTTCTTCCGCCGCCGTGGATGGAGAACGTACGGCGGCGGCGGATGGTGGACGGGCGGCTGGGGCGGAGGCGGCTGGGGCGGCGGGGGTTGGGGCGGAGGCGGCGGAGGAGGCTTCTCCGGGGGCGGAGGATCCTTCGGCGGCGGCGGATCGTCCGGCAGCTGGTGAGGAGAAGCCGATGAAGAGCCTGCTCGATGCCGGAGACCACGAGAAGATCATCCGGGCGATCTCGGACGCCGAGGCGAAGAGCTCCGGACAGATCCGCGTGCATCTCCATCACCGGGCCGTGAAGGATCCGATCGAGGCGGGACGAAAGGTGTTCGAGAAGCTCGGCATGACCGCGACCGCCGAGAAGAACGGCGTGCTCATCTTCGTGGCTCCGCGCTCCCACAACTTCGCGATTCTCGGCGACTCGGGAATCCACGAAAAATGCGGCGACGACTTCTGGCGCGACGCCGCCGCTGCGATGAGCGAACATTTCCGAAAGGGCGACTTCGCCGGAGGCATCGTCGCGACGGTCGACACGGCCGGCGCCGCCCTCGCCGCGCATTTCCCGCGCGGGGAACGCAGCGTCAACGAGCTCCCGGACGAGATCGACGAGAAATAGCCGGCGGGTGGGACGGCGGCCCGAGGCCACACGGAGATCCGGCATCCCGGGGCCGGATCGGCGAGTCCGCTTCAGTTCGAGTCGCCGACCTCGGTCGGCGGGGAGGGCCAGTCCCGAACGAGACGGCGGAACTGGTCCGCCTTTTCCCTTCCCCGGATCTTCGAGGGACTGACGCCGAACTCCTTCCGGAATGCGGCGGTGAAGTGGCTGTGGCTCGAATATCCGAGCTCGAGCGAAAGGGCGGCGAGGTCGATCTCCGGGTCCACGATCCGGTCGAGGGCGATCCGGAGGCGGAGCGCCGTCCGGTACTGGTGGAGCGTCCGCCCCGTCGCGCGGCGAAAGACGCGGCAGAGGTGGAACGGAGACAGCCCGACCGCCCTCGCGATGTCGTCGAGCTTGAGGGGCGCCGCGAAGTTCTCGAGGATCACCGCGC
Protein-coding sequences here:
- a CDS encoding TPM domain-containing protein, which codes for MNGRRSRSSPSRLGAAIAGIAAAVLLGLLSAPGARADVAIPPPPAHYFNDGAGLVSGDDASRIDAKLRDFDEQTSTQIVVAVFPELPEPSLEDFTVRTAQAWRVGRKKLDNGAVLFIFVKDRKSRIEVGYGLEGSLPDALCKDILQDRLAPEFQAGRYAAGIDAAVDAMMQATRGEYHASGRRPPAGRSSGNLNNCVTIGVLLLFFGFPLFFRRRGWRTYGGGGWWTGGWGGGGWGGGGWGGGGGGGFSGGGGSFGGGGSSGSW
- a CDS encoding TPM domain-containing protein; translated protein: MKSLLDAGDHEKIIRAISDAEAKSSGQIRVHLHHRAVKDPIEAGRKVFEKLGMTATAEKNGVLIFVAPRSHNFAILGDSGIHEKCGDDFWRDAAAAMSEHFRKGDFAGGIVATVDTAGAALAAHFPRGERSVNELPDEIDEK